CGTGTTGTTGAAGGAGGAGCGGATATGCGCCGCGCCTTTCTCAATGTTTTTTCTCTCACGGCGCTTGCGCGAAACCGTGCGTTTTGCCTTTGGTGCTGCCATGCCTCTTCCTCCTTACTTCTTCTTGTTGGCAATCGTGCGCTTCGGACCCTTGCGGGTGCGCGCGTTGGTCTTTGAACGCTGCCCGCGCACCGGCAAACCCCTGCGGTGACGCAGGCCCCGGTAGCTTCCGATCTCGATGAGGCGCTTGATGTCCATCGCTACGTCGCGGCGCAGGTCGCCTTCCACGTGGTATTCTTTTTCGATGATCTCGCGCAGGCGCGCGGTCTCCTCCTCGGTGAGGTTCTTGACACGGGTCTCCGGGGGCACGCCCGTCGTCTTCAAAATGCCGCTGGCCGTCTTGCGCCCGATGCCGTAGATGTGCGTGAGTCCGATATCGATCCGTTTGTCGCGGGGCAGGTCCACGCCGGCAATACGCGCCATACTTGCTGCACCTCCATAGTACCTTGTTGCCGCGAAGCGGCAACAGAAAACAAGAATTTGGGTTGTGGGTTGCAGGTGCAACCCACGTTAGTGCCTTGTTGCCGCGAAGCGGCAACAAAAAACAAGAATTGGGGCTGTGGGTTGCAGGTGCAACCCACATTAGAATGATACGATAACTAACTAGCCCTGCTTTTGTTTGTGTTTGGGGTTTTGACAGATCACCATCACGCGGCCATGCCGCTTGATGATCTTACACTTCTCACACATGGGCTTCACACTGGGTCTGACTTTCATGTCGGCTGCCTCCTTTTCTACTTGCTCCGCCAGGTGATCCGTCCGCGCGACAAGTCGTAGGGCGACATCTGCACCGTGACTTTGTCGCCGGGCAGAATGCGGATGAAATTCATGCGGAGCTTGCCCGAAATGTGGGCCAGAATCTTGTGTCCGTTTCCTATGTCCACGGAGAACATGGCGTTCGGCAACGCATCCAAAACGATCCCTTCGGCTTCGATCATGTCGTCTTTCGCCACGTGGATTCCTCCTCTTTTCCCACCGGCCTCGGAGGCCGCCGTGTTGATGTTACATATAGCGTCGGCTGTCTTTATCTCTGTCCTCTCACCCGGGCCCGGCGCCGGGATCCTCCGGGTGTGCGCTCTCGTCTTCAAAATCCGCCAGCGCGCGGCGCAGCTCGTTGTT
This genomic interval from Oscillospiraceae bacterium contains the following:
- the rpsM gene encoding 30S ribosomal protein S13, yielding MARIAGVDLPRDKRIDIGLTHIYGIGRKTASGILKTTGVPPETRVKNLTEEETARLREIIEKEYHVEGDLRRDVAMDIKRLIEIGSYRGLRHRRGLPVRGQRSKTNARTRKGPKRTIANKKK
- the rpmJ gene encoding 50S ribosomal protein L36, producing MKVRPSVKPMCEKCKIIKRHGRVMVICQNPKHKQKQG
- the infA gene encoding translation initiation factor IF-1, with the protein product MAKDDMIEAEGIVLDALPNAMFSVDIGNGHKILAHISGKLRMNFIRILPGDKVTVQMSPYDLSRGRITWRSK